The following DNA comes from Methanocella sp..
AGAGGAGATCGACGCGAAGTTCGACGATATCGTCGAGTTCGCCGAGATCGGCGACTTCATCGACGTGCCGGTGAAGCACTACTCGAGCGGCATGTTCGTGAAGCTGGGCTTTTCCGTGGCAATCCACTGTGAGCCCGACATCCTCGTGGTGGACGAGGTACTGGCCGTAGGCGACGCCCGCTTCATCGAGAAGTGCCAGGAGCGCATCAACCGCATGCTTGAGAGGGGTGCGACGCTGGTGCTAGTCTCCCATAACCTGCGGCTCATCGCGGCCATGTGCTCCCGGGCCATCGTCATTGGCGCCGACGGCCGCCTGATCCTGGACAGCGACATCAATTCCGCGGTCCGCAAGTACGAGGAGCTGCTGCTGGAGCATGACTGCGAGGTCAAGGCCAGGTCCCATTCCATCGAAAAGCTTAACAAGTGCCGTGTCTCGAACCATCGCATCACGGACGAGCGCGGAGTCGCGCTCGAGGCATATCCTATCGGAGGCAACATCCACTATTCCTTCGACTATGCCCTGAACCCGTCAGTGGACCTGGATAAGGTCCGGTTCAGCCTGGGCCTGATGAAGGAAAAGGAGCAGTTCCACGTGGCCCGCTACATCAATACGCTCGACGGCTACCGTCTAAAGCACCACGAGGGCCGCATCGAGTTCATCATTAACACTAATGTGACCTCTGGCAACTACATGTTCGACATCAGCTTTTTCGACGAGAGCATCCTGCCGCTGGACATCCAGTTCAGCCCGAAGTTCCGCGTGATACACCCGAGCTTCCCGAAGGTCGATAAGGAGTATTTCGGCCAGTTCCTGCTCAAGCCCTGTATCAACACCTATCCGCTCAAGGTACAGGGGGACAAAAAGCAGGAGATCATCACGCCCAAAAAGGTATGAACCACGGAGGGCACGGCGCTTTTTATTCACCACGGCGACACGGCGAACATGGCGCTCTTTAAAATTCGACACGGCGACACCACGGCGACACGGTTTCCTGATAATATTATTAAGCAGGGGGTCTCCGAGGGGTAAGCAAGAGCGCTCCGCGCGGCGTCAGCCCCCTTCAGGAATTAAAAAAGCGCCGTGTTCGCCGTGTCGCCGTGGTGAATAATAAACCGTGCCCTCCGTGGTGCCCCCGTGCCGCCGTGGTGAAGCGCGGGCTGGAATATATTTTAAATACGTGTCCGCCAATTATTATCTGGTCACGATTATGGCAGAACTGGTCCCGGGCATCCACCTGGTCGATAACTCCATCGGCTGTAACACGTATATCATAATTGACAGCGGCATCACGCTGGTCGATACGGGCCTGCGGGGGAACGAGAAGAATATCTATGGCTGTCTGCAAAAGCTGGGCTACACGCCGAAGGATATCCGGCGTATCATCATCACACATGCCCATATCGACCACATCAACTGTCTTTATCGTTTGAAGAGCGACTCGGGAGCGCAGGTCTTCGCGGGCGCGGCCGAAGCGGATATGATCGAGGGCAGGAAGCCGCTGCACGCCGCCGGCGGCCTGTTCGGGATATTTTCCGGCATAATGCGGATCTACTACCGGTACAGGCCCGTCAACGTCGACGTGAAGCTCAGGGAAGGCGATAACATCGACGTGCTGGACGGCCTGAAGGTGATCACGCTCAGCGGGCATAGCGAAGGCAACCTCGGGCTGTATAGCCCGCAGCATAGCCTGGTCTTTTCCAGCGACACGATCCGCGTGCTGGACGGCAGGCTGGCCGCCCCCAACCCGAAATTTACGGCCGACATGGCGGAGGCCATCGACGCGATCAAGCGCCTGTCCGGATTAAGTTTTGACATCATGCTCCCCGGGCACGGCAAGCCCATCCTGAGCGGTGCCTCGGAAAAAGTGAGAGAGCTCTACCACGAGATGAAACATTAAGCATATACAGGCAAGCGCCGAAGGTATATAAGCAGCCGCATGGCGAGGATTCGCTCAAAATAGGGTTTTATTTCTCTAAATCAAACTTTTTACAATATGAAAACAATATTAATGAGGTTAATCAGCAAAGTATTTATCATACAAGATTACATATTAACTTCTTGAGCGGGTGAAATGCCGTTTTTATAACTGCACAATCCAATCCATCCCCTACCAACCCGCTCACCCTTAATTATCAATTTTTAAAAAAAGCAATTACCCTAATTTTCGGAAAGCGTTAAGTTAATATACATTATAAAATAATAAATATATAATTTTATTATTTGCGTTAATACAATTAATATTTAATGCCAGAATTACAGTATACGTCGAGCGGGGAAATGCAATGAGGGCCAGGGATACTGCGATGACGCTCGAGGAATTCAGGAAATATTACGACAGCCATCGCGGCGTTATCTCTTCCGTCAGGGCCTATGATGCGGCCGGCGGCCGCTGGGCTGGCATCGATGAGCTCTTCGACCGCTCCGGGGCTTATACGCTTATCGTCGTCCGCTTTAAGAACGATACGTTCCTGCGTGTGGACATTAAGCCCTCTGTGCAGTTGCGTATGAGCCCTAAGAGATATTCAAGCGCCGCAGTCTGGCACCGGCTGGGAGCCCGCCTCACGTACGAGGAAAAGGAGTTCCTGGGATCCCTTACCCGGGATTTGACCGTGGATGATTTAATAAAAACGATCGAAGCGTCGGAATTCGAAGGAAAGGCAGCCCTTCTGGAAAAGCTCAGGGAAGCGTCTAAAAAGATAAGATGATCATGCGTTGCGCCTGAGGAATATCTCGATGGACGAGACTTTTATCGAATCGCCCTTCTCGCTTTTCAGCTCCTCGGTGCCGATCTGGATCTTATCGATGGTCACGTCCAGTAAAAAGCGGTTCCGCACGACTTCCGCCGTGTCGACGGCCCTGGATATGGCACGGCCTCTGGCCTTGATCGTGACTTCTTTGGCGCCCTCGTTGAACTGTGTGACAGCG
Coding sequences within:
- a CDS encoding ABC transporter ATP-binding protein, encoding MDDEYVVIVDKVSKKYCKSLKRSMLYGMHDIGRNLLGLSSNSHVLRKDEFFAVRDVTFRLKKGETLGILGMNGSGKSTLLKMLNGIFWPDKGRITVKGKVGALIEVGAGFHTALTGRENVYINAAICGMTKEEIDAKFDDIVEFAEIGDFIDVPVKHYSSGMFVKLGFSVAIHCEPDILVVDEVLAVGDARFIEKCQERINRMLERGATLVLVSHNLRLIAAMCSRAIVIGADGRLILDSDINSAVRKYEELLLEHDCEVKARSHSIEKLNKCRVSNHRITDERGVALEAYPIGGNIHYSFDYALNPSVDLDKVRFSLGLMKEKEQFHVARYINTLDGYRLKHHEGRIEFIINTNVTSGNYMFDISFFDESILPLDIQFSPKFRVIHPSFPKVDKEYFGQFLLKPCINTYPLKVQGDKKQEIITPKKV
- a CDS encoding MBL fold metallo-hydrolase, which encodes MAELVPGIHLVDNSIGCNTYIIIDSGITLVDTGLRGNEKNIYGCLQKLGYTPKDIRRIIITHAHIDHINCLYRLKSDSGAQVFAGAAEADMIEGRKPLHAAGGLFGIFSGIMRIYYRYRPVNVDVKLREGDNIDVLDGLKVITLSGHSEGNLGLYSPQHSLVFSSDTIRVLDGRLAAPNPKFTADMAEAIDAIKRLSGLSFDIMLPGHGKPILSGASEKVRELYHEMKH
- the albA gene encoding DNA-binding protein Alba, whose product is MPEDNVIYVGNKPVMNYVLAAVTQFNEGAKEVTIKARGRAISRAVDTAEVVRNRFLLDVTIDKIQIGTEELKSEKGDSIKVSSIEIFLRRNA